The DNA sequence CGCCGAGGCCGCCCGCGCCGATCACGGAGGCGATGACGGCCATGGACAGGCCCGTCATGATGGCCTGGTTGACGCCGAGCAGGAGCTGCAGGCGCGCGAGCGGGAGCCGGGCGGTCAGCAGGCGTTGGCGCCCGGTGGCGCCGAGCGAGGCCGCGGCTTCCAGGACGCCCGGGTCGGCGTCGCGCAGGCCGAGGGCGGTGAGCCGGGCCATGGGCGGGGCGGCGTAGACCACGGTGGCGAGGACGGCGGCGGGCACGCCGATGCCGAAGACCAGCACCATCGGCAGCAGGTACGCGAAGGCGGGCAGGATCTGCATGGTGTCGAGTACGGGGCGCAGGACGCGGTCGGCGCGCGGGGAGAGCCCCGCGGCGAGGCCCAGCAGGGCGCCGAGTACGACGGAGGCGGCGACGGCGACGACCATCAGCGCGAGGGTCTGCATGGTCGGCACCCACATGCCGAGCAGTCCGCAGGCGGCGAAAGCGCCGGCGCAGGTCAGGGCGAGCCGGATGCCGGCGAGGCGCCAAGCGACCAGGGCGGCCAGGGAGGTGACCCCGGTCCAGCCGGCGGCGAGCAGGAGCACGTACACGGCGCGGACGGACACCACGACGGCGTTGCTGACGTGGCCGAAGAAATAGAGGAACAGCGGGTGGCTGTCGCGGTGGTCGATGATCCAGTCACCGGTGCGGCCGAGCGGGCCGGACAGGTCGACCGCCAGGGCCGCGGGCCAGCTGCCGGCGCCCGGGAAGGCCACGGCGAGCGGGATCAGCAGGGCGACGGCGAGGCCCATCGGGAGGAGGACCCCGCGGCGCGCGGCGAGGGCGGCCAGGGGTCCGTGGGGGTGGTCCTGCGGAGCGGACTCGGCGGCGGAGGGACGCGGGCCGGCGGGCCGTTCGGAGGACTGCGGGGCTTCCGAAGGGGCGGCGGTGCGGGTGTCGGGCGGGGTGTGGGTCGGGGTCGCGGTCATGCGCACCACCTCCGGGCATCGGGGACGGGGGCCGTGGGACGGGCCGGGCAGGTCATGCCGCCACTCCCCGTCCGGTGGCGGCCGGGAGCCCGGCCACGACGGCGAGCAGCCCGGCGTCGTCCACGACGCCCAGGCAGCGGCCGCGGTCGACGACGCGGGCCGGGCCACCGCTGCGGGCTACGGCCTGGATGGCCTCGACCACGGTGGTCGCGGGGTGGAGCGCGGGTCCCTGTTCGGCCTCGTCGGCAGTGGCGGGGCGCATCGCGGTGCGGACGGTGAGCACCTGTTCGCGGGGGACGTCGCGGACGAAGTCCCGTACGTACTCGTCGGCGGGCGAGCCGACGATCTCCTCGGGCGTGCCGAGCTGCACGATGCGGCCGTCGCGCATCAGCGCGATCCGGTCGCCCAGGCGCAGGGCCTCGGCGAGGTCGTGGGTGATGAAGACCATGGTGCGGCCCTCTTCGTGGTGGAGCCGGGCGACCTCCTCCTGCATCTCGCGGCGGATGAGGGGGTCGAGTGCGCTGAACGGCTCGTCGAACAGGAGCACTTCGGGGTCGGCGGCGAGGGCGCGGGCGAGACCGACACGCTGCTGCTGGCCGCCCGAGAGCTGGCCGGGGCGCCGGTCCTCCAGTCCTTCGAGGCCGACCTTGGCGACGAGTTCGCCGGCCTTGTGCCGGCGGTCACCGCGTCCGACGCCCTGGATCTCCAGTCCGTACGCCACGTTGTCGAGGACGGTGCGGTGCG is a window from the Streptomyces sp. NBC_01244 genome containing:
- a CDS encoding quaternary amine ABC transporter ATP-binding protein, which produces MSTTTPAAPVTGPAESPVFSVDGLWKVFGPDKAAAKVPGSADADLSATELRERTGCTAAVRDVTFDVRKGEVFVVMGLSGSGKSTLVRCLTRLIEPTAGSLSIDGEDVLAMDTTQLRALRRHRTAMVFQHFGLLPHRTVLDNVAYGLEIQGVGRGDRRHKAGELVAKVGLEGLEDRRPGQLSGGQQQRVGLARALAADPEVLLFDEPFSALDPLIRREMQEEVARLHHEEGRTMVFITHDLAEALRLGDRIALMRDGRIVQLGTPEEIVGSPADEYVRDFVRDVPREQVLTVRTAMRPATADEAEQGPALHPATTVVEAIQAVARSGGPARVVDRGRCLGVVDDAGLLAVVAGLPAATGRGVAA